Proteins from a single region of Amycolatopsis sp. CA-230715:
- a CDS encoding winged helix-turn-helix transcriptional regulator, with protein sequence MRQVRVRERIEEMADFCDVEVALAVLGGKWKLLIVKYLDTGPHRFGELKRAMPGITQRMLTRQLRELSDDGLVLRTAYAEAPPRTEYRLTPAGESLKSLICDFDRWGAWYRGHLRSLASEETPEPESAPAPPATSDRPRTAG encoded by the coding sequence ATGAGGCAGGTTCGGGTGCGCGAACGCATCGAAGAGATGGCCGACTTCTGCGACGTCGAAGTGGCACTGGCGGTGCTCGGCGGGAAATGGAAGCTGCTCATCGTGAAATACCTCGACACCGGACCGCACCGGTTCGGCGAGCTGAAGCGCGCGATGCCGGGTATCACCCAGCGCATGCTCACCCGCCAGCTGCGCGAGCTCTCCGACGACGGGCTGGTCCTGCGCACCGCGTACGCCGAGGCCCCACCGAGAACGGAGTACCGCCTCACCCCCGCCGGCGAGAGCCTGAAGTCGCTGATCTGCGATTTCGACCGGTGGGGCGCGTGGTATCGCGGCCACCTCCGCTCCCTCGCGAGCGAGGAGACGCCGGAGCCGGAATCGGCCCCGGCGCCACCGGCTACTTCAGATCGGCCCCGTACGGCTGGGTGA
- a CDS encoding VOC family protein, whose protein sequence is MNHLIITALDNRVSAEFLANILDLEVGAGWGPFIPVETTNGVRLDFATIPQDDMALQHYAFLVSEEAFDGILGRIKESGVDFAADPQFTKPREINYNHGGRGVYFMDPAGHGMEVITQPYGADLK, encoded by the coding sequence TTGAACCATCTCATCATCACGGCCCTGGACAACCGGGTTTCCGCCGAATTCCTGGCGAACATCCTCGACCTCGAAGTCGGGGCCGGATGGGGTCCCTTCATTCCGGTGGAGACGACCAACGGGGTCCGGCTGGATTTCGCGACCATTCCGCAGGATGACATGGCCCTGCAGCATTACGCGTTCCTCGTTTCCGAGGAGGCGTTCGACGGAATACTGGGTCGCATCAAGGAGTCCGGTGTGGACTTCGCCGCGGACCCGCAGTTCACGAAACCCCGGGAAATCAACTACAACCACGGTGGCCGTGGGGTGTACTTCATGGACCCGGCCGGGCACGGCATGGAGGTCATCACCCAGCCGTACGGGGCCGATCTGAAGTAG
- a CDS encoding cysteine desulfurase-like protein gives MPYDVEAVRAQFPALQSGVAHFDGPGGSQVPAVVADAVRATLISPIANRGRVTAAERFAEDVVQAARHAMADLLGADARGIVFGRSMTQLTYDFARALAKTWAAGDEVVVTRLDHDANVRPWVQAAESVGAIVRWADFDPGTGELEPGAVDAVLSDRTRLVAVTGASNLIGTKPELAPIIARTHESGALCYVDGVHLTAHEPVDVQRLGADFYACSPYKFFGPHCGVVAGRPDVLEELHPDKLLPSTNDIPERFEFGTLPYELLAGTTAAVDFLASLCPSPGDDRGTSLVRAMSAIADHEDRLRAVVETGVDELPGVVRYSRAKARTPTVLLGFDGRDPRAAYEFLAAAGVNAPAGCFYAVEASRRLGLGDTGGLRAGLAPYTTDEDVVRLLSGLAGFLRG, from the coding sequence ATGCCCTACGACGTCGAAGCCGTTCGTGCCCAGTTCCCCGCGCTCCAGTCGGGGGTCGCCCATTTCGACGGTCCCGGCGGGTCCCAGGTGCCCGCCGTGGTCGCCGACGCGGTGCGCGCCACGCTGATCTCGCCGATCGCCAACCGGGGGCGGGTCACCGCCGCGGAACGGTTCGCCGAGGACGTCGTCCAGGCGGCCCGGCACGCGATGGCGGACCTGCTGGGGGCGGACGCGCGCGGGATCGTGTTCGGCCGCAGCATGACCCAGCTGACCTACGATTTCGCTCGCGCGCTCGCCAAGACCTGGGCGGCCGGTGACGAGGTGGTGGTCACCCGGCTCGACCACGACGCGAACGTGCGGCCGTGGGTGCAGGCGGCCGAGTCGGTGGGGGCGATCGTGCGCTGGGCCGATTTCGATCCCGGCACCGGTGAACTGGAACCCGGCGCCGTCGACGCGGTGCTGAGCGACCGGACCAGGCTGGTCGCGGTCACCGGTGCGTCGAACCTGATCGGAACCAAACCCGAGCTGGCGCCGATCATCGCGCGCACCCACGAGTCCGGTGCGCTGTGCTACGTCGACGGGGTGCACCTCACCGCCCACGAACCGGTCGACGTCCAGCGCCTGGGCGCGGACTTCTACGCCTGCTCGCCGTACAAGTTCTTCGGGCCCCATTGCGGTGTCGTCGCCGGGCGCCCGGACGTGCTCGAAGAACTCCACCCGGACAAGCTGCTGCCGTCGACGAACGACATCCCGGAACGCTTCGAGTTCGGCACCCTGCCCTACGAACTGCTCGCGGGCACCACGGCCGCGGTCGACTTCCTCGCGAGCCTGTGCCCCTCGCCGGGGGACGACCGGGGGACGAGCCTCGTCCGCGCGATGTCCGCGATCGCCGATCACGAGGACCGGCTGCGCGCCGTCGTCGAGACCGGGGTCGACGAACTTCCCGGCGTGGTGCGGTATTCGCGTGCCAAGGCCCGCACGCCCACCGTGCTGCTCGGGTTCGACGGCCGCGATCCGCGCGCCGCGTACGAGTTCCTGGCGGCGGCGGGTGTCAACGCGCCCGCCGGGTGCTTCTACGCGGTGGAGGCGTCGCGGCGGCTCGGGCTCGGAGATACCGGCGGGCTGCGTGCCGGGCTCGCGCCGTACACGACCGACGAGGATGTCGTGCGTCTCTTGAGCGGGCTGGCCGGTTTCCTTCGCGGCTGA
- a CDS encoding NAD(P)-dependent oxidoreductase: MSAEKDPVTVIGLGPMGQAMVRAFLTAGHPTTVWNRTASRADAVVAEGAVRAPSAAEALAAGKLVVLSLTDYDAMYAILGEVGDALRGRVVVNLSSDTPGRAREASAWLAERGAEHLPGGIMVPAELVGTESSYVFYSGPKAEFDRYEPVLRAIGRPDFRGTDPALGQAFYQAQLHVFLTSLAAYLESVALLGSLGVTAETFLPYAKDLFDMMSYYLPEASKNLDSGDHPGDAANVTMMGATADHILGAVAEAGIDGRLPAAVKALYDGAIEDGRGKESWTSLVEIIKKPA, encoded by the coding sequence ATGAGCGCGGAGAAGGATCCGGTCACCGTGATCGGGCTGGGGCCGATGGGCCAGGCGATGGTGCGGGCGTTCCTGACGGCGGGGCATCCCACCACCGTGTGGAACCGCACGGCGTCGAGGGCGGACGCCGTGGTCGCCGAGGGGGCGGTGCGCGCGCCTTCCGCCGCCGAGGCGCTGGCCGCCGGGAAGCTGGTCGTGCTCAGCTTGACGGACTACGACGCGATGTACGCGATCCTGGGCGAGGTGGGTGACGCGCTCCGCGGCCGCGTCGTGGTCAACCTCAGCTCGGACACCCCGGGGCGGGCGAGGGAAGCGTCCGCGTGGCTCGCCGAACGCGGTGCGGAACACCTTCCCGGCGGCATCATGGTGCCTGCCGAACTGGTCGGCACCGAGAGCTCGTACGTGTTCTACAGCGGCCCGAAGGCCGAGTTCGACCGGTACGAGCCGGTGCTGCGGGCGATCGGGCGGCCGGACTTCCGCGGCACCGACCCGGCGCTGGGGCAGGCGTTCTACCAGGCGCAGCTGCACGTGTTCCTGACCTCGCTCGCCGCCTACCTCGAATCCGTCGCGTTGCTCGGCTCGCTGGGCGTCACCGCCGAGACTTTCCTGCCGTACGCGAAGGACCTGTTCGACATGATGTCCTACTACCTGCCCGAGGCGTCGAAGAACCTCGACAGCGGCGATCACCCCGGTGACGCGGCGAACGTGACGATGATGGGGGCGACCGCCGACCACATCCTCGGCGCGGTGGCCGAAGCGGGTATCGACGGACGGCTGCCCGCCGCGGTGAAAGCGCTCTACGACGGCGCGATCGAGGATGGGCGCGGAAAGGAGAGCTGGACGAGCCTGGTCGAGATCATCAAGAAGCCCGCCTGA
- a CDS encoding NAD(P)-dependent oxidoreductase: MPEGHLSDGGKQAVTVLGLGAMGSALAETLLGAGHPVTVWNRSSGKAEPLVERGAVRAGSAAEAIAASRLVLVCLLDYRSVHEVLDAGAVSGKVLVNVTNGTPAQARELAGWAAEHDADYLDGGIMAVPPMIGGPGAFLLYSGSRAAFDTYRGPLDALGESHYLGADPGLAPLHDIALLTGMYGMFIGVLQAFALVRGENGEVTAFAPMLGRWLTAMSGFTERSAEQVDKGDYTIGVVSNLAMQAAGFGNLLAAAADRGVSAELMAPLQALMDRRVAGGHGDEDITGVIELLKVSEKEGAK, translated from the coding sequence ATGCCTGAAGGACACCTGTCTGATGGCGGCAAACAGGCCGTGACCGTGCTCGGGCTCGGCGCGATGGGCAGCGCGCTCGCGGAGACGCTGCTCGGCGCGGGGCACCCGGTGACGGTGTGGAACCGTTCCTCCGGCAAGGCGGAACCGCTCGTCGAACGCGGCGCGGTGCGGGCGGGCAGCGCCGCGGAGGCGATCGCCGCGAGCAGGCTCGTGCTCGTCTGCCTGCTCGACTACCGCTCCGTGCACGAGGTGCTCGACGCCGGAGCGGTGTCCGGCAAGGTACTGGTGAACGTCACGAACGGCACTCCGGCGCAGGCGCGCGAACTGGCCGGGTGGGCGGCCGAGCACGACGCCGACTACCTCGACGGCGGCATCATGGCCGTCCCGCCGATGATCGGCGGCCCCGGCGCGTTCCTGCTCTACAGCGGTTCGCGGGCGGCGTTCGACACCTACCGCGGGCCGTTGGACGCGCTCGGCGAGAGCCACTATCTCGGTGCCGATCCCGGGCTCGCGCCACTGCACGACATCGCGCTGCTCACCGGGATGTACGGGATGTTCATCGGTGTGCTGCAGGCGTTCGCGCTGGTGCGCGGCGAAAACGGTGAGGTGACGGCGTTCGCGCCGATGCTCGGCCGGTGGCTGACCGCGATGAGCGGGTTCACCGAGCGTTCCGCGGAGCAGGTCGACAAGGGCGATTACACCATCGGCGTGGTGTCGAACCTCGCCATGCAGGCGGCCGGGTTCGGCAACCTGCTCGCGGCCGCGGCGGATCGCGGCGTCAGCGCCGAACTGATGGCGCCCTTGCAGGCGCTGATGGACCGCAGGGTCGCCGGCGGTCACGGCGACGAGGACATCACCGGCGTCATCGAACTGCTGAAGGTTTCCGAGAAAGAAGGGGCGAAGTGA
- a CDS encoding BTAD domain-containing putative transcriptional regulator — MRFGLLGPLAVWRTDGTPVRVPEVKVRALLANLLLRPGRAVSADRLAADLWGDRPPGKPANTLQTKVSQLRRALETAEEGGRELVAFEPAGYVLRIEPESVDVGRFHALVSRARLAPGAAAKSALLAEALALWRGPALADFADEPFAAPAIRLLDEDLLAAREDRAEARLDLGEHHELVGELADLVAANPVRERLRGLHLRALYRSGRQTEALDGFRELRDRLADELGLTPGPAITELHQAILTQDPALGESGESGESAPPRTNLPVPLTPLVGRGTAVRAVRDRLGETRLVTLTGPGGVGKTRLAVETANGLADAFGDGAWLIEFAGLDRGGCAAVSCPPEEWMTEVTASSLGIRADPTGASGDLANRIEEALRAKEILLVLDNCEQFVAPVAALAARLLRAVPGLRVLATSQEPLGLAGEVVWAVPPLEVPGTASLQPGHAAEDVLAAVRESPAVELFTARASAAAPGFALGTGNAAAVAAICRKLDGIPLALELAATRIRALGAAELLNRLDDRFRLLDGGLRDAPARQRTLRAMIDWSWELLTEPERIVLRRLAVHAESCGLEAAEAVCSGAGVAPGEVLGLLSGLVGRSLVVSQFDQQGAPRYRLLESVAAYCLERAREAGESEDLLARHARHYLDFAERAEAGLRGPDQQRWLLKVDVDAANVRAALETLIRQGEAELALRLATTMAWYWFLRGRLPEARRSLRSALSAPGEATETTRASALAWQAGIAVLEGEGVDETAFGEAQRIDDPAVQGKVLWFLGHVLATVGKIPAGQRLTGQALSRFRRIDFSWGIAAALSDTANHAMASGDFAVAERDATRSAELFDRVGDRWGQLQAAFALGVLAQLSGDYDRAASLHRDGLRLAQELGLWPEMSYQLSWLGRVAMLRGDFATAADFHRRALHHAVEQRFKPAEVYAETGLALGARREGKLDVAEKHLNSVLAWHRGGGFEGGSALILAELGFIAELRGDAAKATELQREGLAVAERTGDPRAVALGMEGLAGAMALSGDHRAAAALLGAAAAKRASVGTPLPEGERGDVDRIEASARAALGEERFAAEFARGGKEPADTIA, encoded by the coding sequence GTGCGATTCGGACTGCTGGGCCCCTTGGCCGTGTGGAGGACCGACGGGACACCGGTACGGGTCCCGGAGGTGAAGGTGCGCGCCCTGCTGGCGAACCTGCTCCTGCGGCCGGGTCGCGCGGTCTCGGCGGACCGGCTCGCCGCCGACCTGTGGGGCGACCGGCCGCCGGGCAAACCGGCGAACACCCTGCAGACGAAGGTCTCGCAGCTGCGGCGCGCGCTGGAAACCGCGGAGGAGGGCGGACGCGAGCTGGTCGCCTTCGAACCCGCGGGGTACGTGCTGCGGATCGAGCCGGAGTCGGTCGACGTCGGGCGTTTCCACGCGCTCGTGTCCCGCGCCCGGCTGGCCCCCGGCGCCGCGGCCAAGTCGGCGCTGCTGGCCGAGGCGCTCGCGTTGTGGCGCGGTCCCGCGCTCGCCGATTTCGCCGACGAACCGTTCGCCGCGCCGGCGATCCGGCTGCTCGACGAGGATCTGCTCGCGGCGAGGGAGGACCGGGCGGAGGCGCGACTCGATCTCGGCGAACACCACGAACTGGTGGGCGAGCTGGCCGATCTCGTCGCGGCGAACCCGGTGCGCGAGCGGCTGCGCGGGCTGCACCTGCGCGCGCTCTACCGGTCAGGGCGGCAGACCGAAGCGCTCGACGGCTTCCGCGAACTGCGCGACCGGCTCGCCGACGAGCTCGGCCTGACGCCCGGCCCCGCGATCACCGAGCTGCACCAGGCGATCCTCACCCAGGATCCGGCGCTGGGCGAAAGCGGCGAAAGCGGCGAGAGCGCGCCGCCGCGGACGAACCTGCCGGTCCCGCTGACCCCGCTGGTCGGCAGGGGCACCGCCGTGCGAGCGGTGCGGGACAGGCTGGGCGAGACACGCCTGGTCACCCTCACGGGGCCGGGCGGGGTCGGCAAGACGCGGCTGGCGGTGGAAACGGCGAACGGGCTCGCGGACGCGTTCGGGGACGGCGCGTGGCTCATCGAGTTCGCGGGCCTCGACCGGGGTGGCTGCGCGGCGGTGTCGTGCCCGCCAGAGGAGTGGATGACGGAGGTGACCGCGTCCTCGCTCGGCATCCGCGCCGATCCGACGGGCGCCTCGGGGGACCTGGCGAACCGGATCGAAGAAGCGTTGCGCGCCAAGGAAATCCTGCTCGTGCTCGACAACTGCGAGCAGTTCGTGGCCCCGGTCGCGGCGCTCGCGGCGAGGCTGCTGCGCGCGGTGCCGGGGCTGCGCGTGCTGGCCACCAGCCAGGAACCGCTCGGGCTCGCCGGTGAGGTGGTGTGGGCGGTGCCGCCGCTGGAGGTGCCCGGCACGGCGAGCCTCCAACCGGGGCACGCGGCGGAGGACGTGCTCGCGGCGGTGCGGGAGTCCCCCGCGGTCGAGCTGTTCACCGCGAGGGCGAGCGCGGCGGCACCCGGTTTCGCGCTCGGCACCGGAAACGCGGCGGCGGTCGCGGCGATCTGCCGGAAGCTCGACGGGATCCCGCTCGCGCTCGAACTGGCCGCGACCAGGATCAGGGCGCTGGGCGCGGCCGAACTGCTCAACCGGCTCGACGACCGGTTCCGCCTGCTCGACGGCGGGCTCCGGGACGCACCGGCCCGCCAGCGCACGCTGCGCGCGATGATCGACTGGAGCTGGGAACTGCTGACCGAACCGGAGCGGATCGTGCTGCGCCGCCTCGCCGTGCACGCGGAAAGCTGCGGGCTGGAAGCGGCGGAGGCGGTGTGCTCCGGCGCCGGGGTCGCGCCAGGCGAGGTACTCGGCCTGCTCTCCGGGCTGGTCGGCAGATCGCTCGTGGTGAGCCAGTTCGACCAGCAGGGCGCGCCGCGGTACCGGCTCCTCGAATCCGTGGCGGCCTACTGCCTCGAACGGGCGCGCGAGGCAGGCGAGTCGGAAGACCTGCTCGCCAGGCACGCGCGTCACTACCTGGACTTCGCCGAGCGGGCCGAAGCCGGGCTGCGCGGGCCGGACCAGCAGCGGTGGCTGCTCAAAGTGGACGTCGACGCCGCGAACGTGCGCGCGGCGCTGGAAACCCTGATCCGCCAAGGGGAAGCCGAGCTCGCGCTGCGGCTCGCCACGACGATGGCGTGGTACTGGTTCCTGCGCGGACGGCTGCCGGAGGCGAGGCGGTCCCTGCGGTCCGCGTTGTCCGCCCCGGGCGAGGCCACCGAAACCACGCGGGCCAGCGCGCTGGCGTGGCAGGCCGGGATCGCGGTGCTGGAAGGGGAAGGTGTCGACGAAACCGCCTTCGGGGAAGCGCAGCGCATCGACGATCCGGCCGTGCAGGGCAAGGTGCTGTGGTTCCTCGGCCACGTGCTGGCCACCGTGGGCAAGATCCCGGCAGGGCAGCGCCTGACCGGTCAGGCGCTGTCCCGGTTCCGCCGCATCGACTTCTCGTGGGGCATCGCCGCCGCGCTCAGCGACACGGCCAACCACGCGATGGCTTCGGGCGATTTCGCCGTGGCCGAACGCGACGCCACCCGCAGCGCGGAGCTGTTCGACCGCGTCGGCGACCGGTGGGGGCAGCTGCAGGCGGCGTTCGCGCTCGGGGTGCTCGCCCAGCTCTCCGGGGACTACGACCGCGCGGCGAGCCTGCACCGGGACGGGTTGCGCCTGGCGCAGGAACTCGGGCTGTGGCCGGAGATGTCGTACCAGCTCTCGTGGCTCGGCAGGGTGGCCATGCTGCGCGGGGATTTCGCGACGGCGGCGGACTTCCACCGGCGGGCCCTGCACCACGCGGTCGAGCAGCGGTTCAAACCGGCCGAGGTCTACGCCGAAACCGGGCTCGCGCTGGGCGCCCGGCGCGAAGGGAAGCTCGACGTCGCCGAAAAGCACCTGAACTCCGTGCTCGCCTGGCACCGCGGGGGTGGGTTCGAAGGCGGCAGCGCGCTGATCCTCGCCGAACTCGGGTTCATCGCGGAGCTGCGGGGTGACGCCGCGAAAGCCACCGAACTCCAGCGGGAAGGCCTCGCGGTGGCCGAACGGACGGGAGACCCGAGGGCGGTCGCGCTGGGTATGGAAGGCCTCGCGGGCGCGATGGCGCTGTCCGGCGACCACCGGGCGGCGGCCGCGCTACTGGGCGCCGCCGCGGCGAAACGGGCGTCGGTGGGCACGCCGCTGCCCGAGGGCGAACGCGGGGACGTCGACCGGATCGAAGCCTCGGCACGCGCGGCGCTCGGCGAGGAACGGTTCGCCGCCGAGTTCGCGCGAGGCGGGAAGGAGCCAGCCGACACCATTGCATGA
- a CDS encoding amidase, which produces MDTEFEAMTAREQAEGIRSRQFSARELLDAHLARIAEVNPAINAVVTLDEEGARAAAAAADERTMAGGPLGPLHGVPMAHKDTHDTAGLRTTFGSPLHRDRVPASDSLVIARLKAAGVVTTGKTNVPEFAAGSHTFNPVFGTTVNPYDPSRSAGGSSGGTAAAIAARIQPAGDGSDMGGSVRTPAAFCNLAGLRPSAGRIPSEEPYSWLGRAGVLARRTSDVAYVMACVAGPDRCDPAALTEPGSVFDVALREDLPGVRIGWTPDFGLAVPIEREVLDVLTGVLPVFERLGATVEEACPDLRDADEVFSTTRAFDLALKYGDLLPEHRGDIKDALVWNLEKGLALTGADLMSATRARRRLHAAVTGFFGRHDLLIAPATQVLPFPAELEYPRAVSDTTFDTYLDWMRAATLVSATGSPALSIPAGFSGGLPVGLQIIGPHGADLALLHAANAFERATGFADVAPS; this is translated from the coding sequence GTGGACACCGAATTCGAGGCCATGACCGCCCGCGAGCAGGCCGAGGGCATCCGGAGCCGCCAGTTCTCGGCGAGGGAGCTGCTCGACGCGCATCTCGCCCGCATCGCCGAGGTGAACCCCGCGATCAACGCGGTGGTGACGCTCGACGAGGAAGGCGCGCGGGCAGCGGCCGCCGCCGCGGACGAGCGCACCATGGCGGGCGGTCCGCTCGGGCCGTTGCACGGTGTCCCGATGGCGCACAAGGACACCCACGACACCGCGGGCCTGCGGACCACGTTCGGGTCGCCGCTGCACCGCGACCGGGTACCGGCGAGCGATTCGCTGGTGATCGCCCGGCTGAAGGCCGCGGGCGTGGTCACGACGGGGAAGACGAACGTGCCGGAGTTCGCGGCGGGTTCGCACACCTTCAACCCGGTGTTCGGGACGACGGTCAACCCGTACGACCCGTCGAGGAGCGCGGGCGGGAGCAGCGGCGGCACGGCCGCGGCGATCGCGGCGCGGATCCAGCCGGCCGGGGACGGCAGCGACATGGGCGGGTCGGTGCGCACACCCGCCGCGTTCTGCAACCTCGCCGGGTTGCGACCGTCCGCGGGCCGCATTCCTTCGGAGGAGCCGTATTCGTGGCTGGGGAGGGCGGGCGTGCTGGCCAGGCGGACCTCGGACGTCGCGTACGTGATGGCGTGCGTCGCCGGGCCCGACCGGTGCGATCCGGCCGCGCTCACCGAGCCGGGCTCGGTGTTCGACGTCGCGTTGCGCGAGGACCTGCCCGGTGTGCGGATCGGCTGGACCCCGGACTTCGGCCTCGCGGTGCCGATCGAACGGGAGGTGCTCGACGTGCTCACGGGTGTCCTGCCGGTGTTCGAGCGGCTCGGCGCGACCGTCGAGGAGGCGTGCCCCGATCTCCGCGACGCGGACGAGGTCTTCTCCACCACGCGCGCGTTCGACCTCGCGCTCAAGTACGGGGACCTGCTGCCGGAGCATCGCGGGGACATCAAGGACGCGCTGGTCTGGAACCTCGAAAAGGGGTTGGCGCTGACCGGCGCCGACCTGATGTCCGCGACCCGCGCGAGGCGGCGGCTGCACGCCGCGGTCACCGGCTTCTTCGGCCGGCACGACCTGCTGATCGCGCCCGCGACGCAGGTTCTGCCCTTCCCGGCCGAGCTGGAGTATCCGCGCGCGGTCAGCGACACGACGTTCGACACCTATCTCGACTGGATGCGGGCGGCGACGCTCGTTTCGGCGACCGGCTCGCCCGCGTTGTCGATCCCCGCGGGTTTCAGCGGCGGGCTGCCGGTCGGGCTGCAGATCATCGGCCCGCACGGGGCCGATCTCGCACTGCTGCACGCGGCGAACGCGTTCGAACGCGCGACCGGGTTCGCGGATGTCGCGCCGTCCTGA
- a CDS encoding epoxide hydrolase family protein → MPDTVIPWQLDVPQAQLDDLRERLNRTRWPEEATVPGWTQGVPLGYLRGLCAYWANEYDWRATERRLNASGQFRTEIDGIDVHFQHVRSPHPEAFPLVLTHGWPGSIIEFQKLLGPLTDPVAHGGDAADAFHVVCPSLPGYGFSGKPAGTGWTIGRIAAAWATLMARLGYDRFGAQGSDWGSSITTLLAQHDPAHVAGIHLAPPIAGPVPGQDGHFTDAELASLARLKERQRVEAGYTAQQATRPQTLGYGLVDSPAALCAWLVEKFWSWADHDGDLGEVLSRDELLDNVMLYWLPGTGASAARLYWESIQQVMGWFTAEYESTVDVPVGASVFPKEVPLPSRRWAERRFTDIRFWHELDRGGHFGAFERPGDFVEDVRAFFRLVR, encoded by the coding sequence ATGCCGGACACCGTCATTCCATGGCAGCTCGACGTGCCGCAGGCCCAACTGGACGATCTGCGGGAGAGGCTGAACCGGACGCGCTGGCCGGAGGAAGCCACGGTGCCCGGCTGGACGCAGGGCGTGCCGCTGGGCTACCTCCGCGGATTGTGCGCGTACTGGGCGAACGAATACGACTGGCGGGCCACCGAGCGCAGGCTCAACGCGTCCGGTCAGTTCCGCACCGAGATCGACGGGATCGACGTGCACTTCCAGCACGTCCGCTCCCCGCATCCCGAAGCGTTCCCGCTCGTGCTGACGCACGGCTGGCCCGGCTCGATCATCGAGTTCCAGAAGCTGCTCGGCCCGCTGACCGATCCGGTCGCGCACGGCGGCGACGCGGCGGACGCCTTCCACGTGGTGTGCCCGTCCCTGCCGGGGTACGGGTTCAGCGGCAAACCGGCCGGGACCGGCTGGACCATCGGCCGGATCGCCGCGGCGTGGGCGACACTGATGGCACGGCTGGGGTACGACCGGTTCGGCGCGCAGGGCAGCGACTGGGGCAGCAGCATCACCACCCTGCTCGCGCAGCACGATCCGGCGCACGTCGCGGGGATCCACCTCGCGCCGCCGATCGCCGGGCCCGTTCCCGGCCAGGACGGCCACTTCACGGATGCCGAACTCGCCAGCCTCGCCCGGTTGAAGGAACGGCAACGGGTCGAAGCCGGGTACACCGCCCAGCAGGCCACGCGCCCGCAGACGCTGGGCTACGGGCTCGTCGACTCCCCCGCGGCACTGTGCGCGTGGCTGGTCGAGAAGTTTTGGTCGTGGGCCGATCACGACGGCGACCTCGGCGAGGTGCTCAGCCGGGACGAGTTGCTCGACAACGTGATGCTGTACTGGCTCCCTGGCACGGGCGCCTCCGCGGCACGGCTGTACTGGGAGAGCATCCAGCAGGTGATGGGCTGGTTCACCGCCGAGTACGAGTCCACTGTGGACGTTCCGGTCGGCGCGTCGGTGTTCCCGAAGGAGGTGCCGCTGCCGTCGCGGCGGTGGGCGGAACGGCGGTTCACCGATATCCGGTTCTGGCACGAACTCGATCGCGGCGGCCATTTCGGCGCCTTCGAGCGGCCGGGGGATTTCGTCGAGGACGTCCGCGCGTTCTTCCGGCTTGTCCGGTAA
- a CDS encoding RDD family protein, translated as MAVRRRDVKRLREYGPPSNFHGWGKHGEDGDPRYPSPRGWRVGVGFLIDLLLHAGGGAGAALAVAKVPRFEQFSGNAIPIGIGAFVVLSLVHRIFVQWAVTTTLGKALCGLRLVRDDTGGRPTLWRLTKDWLLGVFMMLAVFSN; from the coding sequence GTGGCGGTCCGGCGTCGCGACGTGAAACGCCTTCGCGAGTACGGTCCGCCGAGCAATTTCCACGGCTGGGGAAAGCACGGCGAGGACGGCGATCCGCGGTACCCGTCGCCGAGGGGATGGCGCGTGGGCGTGGGGTTCCTGATCGATCTGCTCCTGCACGCGGGCGGCGGTGCGGGCGCGGCGCTCGCGGTCGCGAAAGTGCCCAGGTTCGAACAGTTCTCGGGCAACGCGATCCCCATCGGGATCGGGGCGTTCGTCGTGCTGTCGCTCGTGCACCGGATCTTCGTGCAGTGGGCGGTGACGACCACGCTCGGCAAGGCGCTGTGCGGGCTGCGGCTGGTCCGGGACGACACCGGCGGCAGGCCGACGCTGTGGCGGCTGACCAAGGACTGGCTGCTGGGCGTGTTCATGATGCTCGCCGTGTTCAGCAATTAG
- a CDS encoding VCBS repeat-containing protein, with protein sequence MGARVRGIAVLTGVVAAALAATAGSASASEPPQRATAQADLDGNGTLETVTLTKSGDAMDLSTTVEGKTVHANVPGDGFAGTVSPLRVADFNGDGAADLVVRYSVGANTDWFGVWDFDGTGFRQLTTPDGKALMLNEGGGLAARTGYACADVPSRELTSVAAEADDISANPITYTGSRTTYQVRDGVATPQRTMDLKSVPSADPLVSPNPDTCR encoded by the coding sequence ATGGGTGCACGAGTACGGGGGATCGCGGTGCTGACGGGGGTCGTGGCCGCGGCGCTGGCCGCCACCGCGGGGAGCGCGTCGGCGAGCGAGCCGCCGCAGCGGGCCACCGCGCAGGCGGACCTCGACGGCAACGGGACCCTCGAAACGGTCACGCTCACGAAGTCCGGTGACGCCATGGACCTCAGCACGACCGTCGAGGGGAAGACCGTGCACGCGAACGTCCCCGGCGACGGGTTCGCCGGGACCGTGTCACCGCTGCGCGTGGCCGACTTCAACGGCGACGGCGCCGCGGACCTGGTCGTCCGGTACTCCGTCGGCGCCAACACCGACTGGTTCGGCGTCTGGGACTTCGACGGCACCGGGTTCCGCCAGCTGACCACGCCGGACGGCAAGGCGTTGATGCTGAACGAAGGCGGCGGGCTGGCCGCGCGCACCGGGTACGCGTGCGCGGACGTTCCGAGCCGCGAACTGACCTCGGTCGCCGCCGAGGCCGACGACATTTCGGCGAACCCGATCACCTACACCGGGAGCCGCACCACCTACCAGGTCCGCGACGGGGTCGCCACGCCGCAGCGGACGATGGACCTGAAGTCGGTGCCGTCGGCCGACCCGCTCGTGTCCCCGAACCCGGACACCTGCCGCTGA